From the genome of Lineus longissimus chromosome 8, tnLinLong1.2, whole genome shotgun sequence, one region includes:
- the LOC135492802 gene encoding short transient receptor potential channel 7-like isoform X2: MGADLGLGDLDLLLGSIQRRANNIKQNKKNAQNAVDAGRKVSNNKNHKEKKLPVQDASLNIFGDSLLTDTERRFLSSAESGILKVVRQSVEDNCNLNINCVDILGRTALQLAVLQEHYDVIQYLLGKCKLEVIEDALLHAIKNGSVKVCEIFLNHPIYSNPQRRIQLELTHGFYDHEDNNSDFSPDITPIVLAAHCNNFDIVFLLIQKGFLIPKPHHYFCQCTECINHKEFDRVVHSRSRLNAYKGLTSTAYMSLSSDDPIMTAFELSQNLTHLAEKEKEYKNEYKELSDKCKNFAVDLLDLCRTEAEVHAALHGDKGVNDLSRIKLSLQYEEKRFIAHASTQEHLMGMYYADVPYLRHQKSVTLLLLMPLGMVLMPFFAVLYFFAPKSRPSQIMRIPVVKFMNFTMSYFLFLILLFIATGLSGSDKTDIFYGDYAPVYIILAFYVAGMFWAEVKELWEEGAYNYIHDIWNLMDICMIAFYTSAFTLWTVREFRQRSALRDAQLMNPNVVRSNHTFEDSDPSTIDPEVLANIVFSVANVLSFSRIAYLLPATEQFGQLQISYGRMIQDVVKFLMIYATMLIAFLCGLTSLYSLYGNGTNYDNNHFSGIVETFLTLFWSTFGLGNAEAPRLSPIDNNDVYVEVLPVGDNLVVIVGYVLYGIYIMFTVVVLINMLIAMMSSTFEEIRADEDTEWKFARAKLWLSYFDEGTTLPIPFNIIPTPKSFYKLFMKIKRLCCVKSDDPTKEHSSETDSAKVKSMFGKSDYLGIMKRIVMRYVHTMKLGKKGRGKEDLQDFKEGMYSQLEQYHAKLEKKLNAVNSAITFVETEVLTLDRKISELFNCEMMADPREEVFEEAQEDKVPDEEEEANKIAAKCPETPKWNQGRFVKNPNKRYGTNLSVFVQNSIYGSSSGGSLQGNGLPDGSCSVKEGDDGQGDSDMPTSANDLAKSSTKKSSSNSSLRKNSSGFSVADIPSSAADIPSSVNGHVDDTEPLVSCANVPDPREDNSRPSSDEDSYQRHGRNEGNDVLIVPPKKPERHLYGGPFDNPVFDGEEELL, encoded by the exons ATGGGTGCGGACCTTGGGTTGGGAGATCTTGATCTCCTCCTAGGGTCCATTCAGAGGAGAGCAAATAAtatcaaacaaaacaaaaag AATGCCCAAAATGCAGTTGACGCTGGGCGGAAGGTTAGCAACAATAAGAAccataaagaaaaaaaattacctgTCCAGGACGCCTCACTTAATATATTTGGAGATTCCCTCTTGACGGACACAGAGCGGAGGTTCCTTAGTTCAGCAGAAAGTGGAATACTGAAAGTAGTTCGGCAGTCGGTTGAGGATAATTGCAACCTTAACATAAACTGTGTCGACATTTTAGGACGGACCGCATTACAACTCGCAGTGTTACAAGAACACTACGATGTAATCCAGTACCTTTTAGGAAAGTGTAAGCTGGAAGTGATAGAAGACGCTCTACTACACGCAATCAAAAACGGTTCTGTGAAAGTTTGTGAGATATTTCTAAACCATCCGATTTATAGCAACCCTCAGAGACGAATACAGTTGGAATTGACGCATGGCTTTTACGACCATGAAGACAATAATTCCGACTTCTCACCCGATATCACTCCAATTGTACTAGCAGCTCATTGTAATAATTTCGACATAGTTTTCCTACTGATTCAAAAGGGATTTCTGATACCTAAACCCCATCATTACTTCTGCCAGTGCACGGAATGTATCAACCATAAGGAGTTTGACCGCGTGGTCCACTCGCGCTCAAGACTGAATGCTTACAAGGGCCTGACCAGCACGGCATACATGTCCCTGTCAAGTGATGACCCAATTATGACGGCGTTCGAACTCAGCCAAAATCTCACCCACTTAGCCGAGAAAGAAAAAGAGTACAAG AATGAGTATAAGGAACTCAGTGATAAATGTAAGAACTTCGCTGTTGACCTGCTGGATCTGTGCCGAACTGAAGCCGAGGTTCATGCTGCTCTCCATGGTGATAAAGGCGTGAATGATCTCAGCCGGATCAAGCTCTCCTTACAATACGAAGAAAAACGA TTCATTGCTCATGCCAGTACCCAGGAACATCTCATGGGGATGTATTATGCAGATGTGCCCTATCTTCGCCATCAAAAGTCCGTCACGCTTCTCCTGCTCATGCCGCTAGGAATGGTCCTAATGCCCTTCTTCGCCGTTCTTTACTTCTTTGCCCCTAAATCAAGG CCTTCCCAGATCATGCGCATCCCGGTAGTGAAATTCATGAACTTTACCATGTCCTATTTTCTGTTCCTGATCTTGCTGTTCATTGCAACCGGTCTGTCAGGATCGGACAAGACAGACATCTTTTACGGAGACTATGCACCTGTCTACATCATACTAGCGTTTTATGTAGCGG GAATGTTCTGGGCCGAGGTGAAGGAGCTGTGGGAGGAGGGCGCGTATAACTACATCCACGATATCTGGAACCTCATGGACATATGCATGATCGCATTCTACACGTCGGCGTTCACCCTCTGGACGGTTCGGGAGTTCAGGCAACGCAGCGCCTTGCGGGACGCACAACTGATGAATCCGAATGTAGTAAGGTCTAATCATACATTCGAAGATAGCG ATCCAAGCACGATAGACCCAGAGGTTCTCGCCAACATTGTGTTTTCCGTCGCTAACGTGCTGAGTTTCAGTCGCATTGCGTACCTCCTTCCCGCCACTGAACAGTTCGGCCAGCTCCAGATATCCTACGGGAGAATGATACAAGATGTGGTCAAGTTTCTTATGATCTATGCTACCATGTTGATTGCCTTCCTGTGCGGCCTGACCAGTTTGTACAGTCTTTATGGAAATGGCACGAACTACGACAACAACCATTTTTCTGG CATCGTGGAAACCTTCCTCACGCTATTCTGGTCCACCTTTGGTCTGGGCAATGCCGAAGCGCCGCGCCTCAGTCCCATAGACAACAATGATGTCTACGTGGAGGTATTACCGGTCGGGGACAACCTTGTGGTGATTGTCGGCTATGTCCTCTACGGGATCTACATCATGTTCACGGTGGTTGTACTCATCAACATGCTTATTGCCATGATGAGTAGTACCTTTGAGGAGATCAGG GCTGATGAGGACACAGAGTGGAAGTTTGCTCGTGCGAAACTTTGGCTGAGTTACTTCGATGAGGGGACAACTTTACCTATTCCATTCAACATCATCCCAACGCcaaaatcattttataaattattcatgaaaatcaaaCGATTATGCTGCGTGAAATCAGATGAC CCAACGAAGGAACACTCCAGTGAGACTGACTCTGCTAAAGTGAAGAGCATGTTTGGCAAAAGTGACTATCTG GGAATAATGAAACGAATTGTGATGCGGTATGTCCACACGATGAAGCTAGGCAAGAAGGGAAGAGGAAAAGAAG ATCTTCAAGACTTTAAAGAAGGGATGTATAGCCAGTTAGAACAGTACCACGCCAAGCTGGAAAAGAAGCTAAATGCGGTCAACAGCGCTATTACATTCGTCGAAACTGAGGTCCTGACGCTTGATAGGAAAATCTCGGAACTCTTTAATTGCGAGATGATGGCTGACCCGAGGGAGGAGGTATTTGAGGAGGCACAGGAAGATAAGGTCCCAGATGAAGAGGAGGAGGCGAACAAAATTGCTGCAAAATGTCCCGAAACCCCTAAGTGGAACCAGGGCCGGTTCGTGAAAAATCCGAATAAACGCTACGGGACAAATTTATCCGTGTTTGTGCAGAATTCGATCTATGGAAGCAGTAGTGGGGGTTCATTGCAAGGGAATGGGTTGCCGGATGGGTCATGTTCTGTCAAGGAAGGGGACGATGGACAGGGAGATTCTGACATGCCTACCTCTGCTAATGATTTAGCAAAGTCTTCCACAAAGAAGAGTTCCTCAAACAGCTCGCTGAGGAAAAACTCTAGTGGTTTCTCCGTGGCGGACATTCCAAGCTCCGCGGCTGACATTCCAAGCTCAGTGAACGGTCATGTTGACGACACTGAGCCTCTTGTCTCGTGTGCCAATGTGCCCGACCCAAGAGAGGACAACAGCCGGCCTTCATCTGACGAGGATTCATATCAGAGACATGGGAGAAACGAGGGAAACGATGTTCTTATTGTGCCGCCCAAAAAACCTGAGAGACATTTGTACGGAGGGCCTTTTGATAATCCCGTTTTCGATGGGGAGGAGGAGTTATTATGA
- the LOC135492802 gene encoding short transient receptor potential channel 7-like isoform X3: MDVKDVKLVAEEAIQKIAEEVRGIWNAQNAVDAGRKVSNNKNHKEKKLPVQDASLNIFGDSLLTDTERRFLSSAESGILKVVRQSVEDNCNLNINCVDILGRTALQLAVLQEHYDVIQYLLGKCKLEVIEDALLHAIKNGSVKVCEIFLNHPIYSNPQRRIQLELTHGFYDHEDNNSDFSPDITPIVLAAHCNNFDIVFLLIQKGFLIPKPHHYFCQCTECINHKEFDRVVHSRSRLNAYKGLTSTAYMSLSSDDPIMTAFELSQNLTHLAEKEKEYKNEYKELSDKCKNFAVDLLDLCRTEAEVHAALHGDKGVNDLSRIKLSLQYEEKRFIAHASTQEHLMGMYYADVPYLRHQKSVTLLLLMPLGMVLMPFFAVLYFFAPKSRPSQIMRIPVVKFMNFTMSYFLFLILLFIATGLSGSDKTDIFYGDYAPVYIILAFYVAGMFWAEVKELWEEGAYNYIHDIWNLMDICMIAFYTSAFTLWTVREFRQRSALRDAQLMNPNVVRSNHTFEDSDPSTIDPEVLANIVFSVANVLSFSRIAYLLPATEQFGQLQISYGRMIQDVVKFLMIYATMLIAFLCGLTSLYSLYGNGTNYDNNHFSGIVETFLTLFWSTFGLGNAEAPRLSPIDNNDVYVEVLPVGDNLVVIVGYVLYGIYIMFTVVVLINMLIAMMSSTFEEIRADEDTEWKFARAKLWLSYFDEGTTLPIPFNIIPTPKSFYKLFMKIKRLCCVKSDDPTKEHSSETDSAKVKSMFGKSDYLGIMKRIVMRYVHTMKLGKKGRGKEDLQDFKEGMYSQLEQYHAKLEKKLNAVNSAITFVETEVLTLDRKISELFNCEMMADPREEVFEEAQEDKVPDEEEEANKIAAKCPETPKWNQGRFVKNPNKRYGTNLSVFVQNSIYGSSSGGSLQGNGLPDGSCSVKEGDDGQGDSDMPTSANDLAKSSTKKSSSNSSLRKNSSGFSVADIPSSAADIPSSVNGHVDDTEPLVSCANVPDPREDNSRPSSDEDSYQRHGRNEGNDVLIVPPKKPERHLYGGPFDNPVFDGEEELL; this comes from the exons atggatgtaaaggatgtaAAACTTGTGGCTGAGGAAGCAATACAAAAGATAGCTGAAGAGGTCAGAGGCATTTGG AATGCCCAAAATGCAGTTGACGCTGGGCGGAAGGTTAGCAACAATAAGAAccataaagaaaaaaaattacctgTCCAGGACGCCTCACTTAATATATTTGGAGATTCCCTCTTGACGGACACAGAGCGGAGGTTCCTTAGTTCAGCAGAAAGTGGAATACTGAAAGTAGTTCGGCAGTCGGTTGAGGATAATTGCAACCTTAACATAAACTGTGTCGACATTTTAGGACGGACCGCATTACAACTCGCAGTGTTACAAGAACACTACGATGTAATCCAGTACCTTTTAGGAAAGTGTAAGCTGGAAGTGATAGAAGACGCTCTACTACACGCAATCAAAAACGGTTCTGTGAAAGTTTGTGAGATATTTCTAAACCATCCGATTTATAGCAACCCTCAGAGACGAATACAGTTGGAATTGACGCATGGCTTTTACGACCATGAAGACAATAATTCCGACTTCTCACCCGATATCACTCCAATTGTACTAGCAGCTCATTGTAATAATTTCGACATAGTTTTCCTACTGATTCAAAAGGGATTTCTGATACCTAAACCCCATCATTACTTCTGCCAGTGCACGGAATGTATCAACCATAAGGAGTTTGACCGCGTGGTCCACTCGCGCTCAAGACTGAATGCTTACAAGGGCCTGACCAGCACGGCATACATGTCCCTGTCAAGTGATGACCCAATTATGACGGCGTTCGAACTCAGCCAAAATCTCACCCACTTAGCCGAGAAAGAAAAAGAGTACAAG AATGAGTATAAGGAACTCAGTGATAAATGTAAGAACTTCGCTGTTGACCTGCTGGATCTGTGCCGAACTGAAGCCGAGGTTCATGCTGCTCTCCATGGTGATAAAGGCGTGAATGATCTCAGCCGGATCAAGCTCTCCTTACAATACGAAGAAAAACGA TTCATTGCTCATGCCAGTACCCAGGAACATCTCATGGGGATGTATTATGCAGATGTGCCCTATCTTCGCCATCAAAAGTCCGTCACGCTTCTCCTGCTCATGCCGCTAGGAATGGTCCTAATGCCCTTCTTCGCCGTTCTTTACTTCTTTGCCCCTAAATCAAGG CCTTCCCAGATCATGCGCATCCCGGTAGTGAAATTCATGAACTTTACCATGTCCTATTTTCTGTTCCTGATCTTGCTGTTCATTGCAACCGGTCTGTCAGGATCGGACAAGACAGACATCTTTTACGGAGACTATGCACCTGTCTACATCATACTAGCGTTTTATGTAGCGG GAATGTTCTGGGCCGAGGTGAAGGAGCTGTGGGAGGAGGGCGCGTATAACTACATCCACGATATCTGGAACCTCATGGACATATGCATGATCGCATTCTACACGTCGGCGTTCACCCTCTGGACGGTTCGGGAGTTCAGGCAACGCAGCGCCTTGCGGGACGCACAACTGATGAATCCGAATGTAGTAAGGTCTAATCATACATTCGAAGATAGCG ATCCAAGCACGATAGACCCAGAGGTTCTCGCCAACATTGTGTTTTCCGTCGCTAACGTGCTGAGTTTCAGTCGCATTGCGTACCTCCTTCCCGCCACTGAACAGTTCGGCCAGCTCCAGATATCCTACGGGAGAATGATACAAGATGTGGTCAAGTTTCTTATGATCTATGCTACCATGTTGATTGCCTTCCTGTGCGGCCTGACCAGTTTGTACAGTCTTTATGGAAATGGCACGAACTACGACAACAACCATTTTTCTGG CATCGTGGAAACCTTCCTCACGCTATTCTGGTCCACCTTTGGTCTGGGCAATGCCGAAGCGCCGCGCCTCAGTCCCATAGACAACAATGATGTCTACGTGGAGGTATTACCGGTCGGGGACAACCTTGTGGTGATTGTCGGCTATGTCCTCTACGGGATCTACATCATGTTCACGGTGGTTGTACTCATCAACATGCTTATTGCCATGATGAGTAGTACCTTTGAGGAGATCAGG GCTGATGAGGACACAGAGTGGAAGTTTGCTCGTGCGAAACTTTGGCTGAGTTACTTCGATGAGGGGACAACTTTACCTATTCCATTCAACATCATCCCAACGCcaaaatcattttataaattattcatgaaaatcaaaCGATTATGCTGCGTGAAATCAGATGAC CCAACGAAGGAACACTCCAGTGAGACTGACTCTGCTAAAGTGAAGAGCATGTTTGGCAAAAGTGACTATCTG GGAATAATGAAACGAATTGTGATGCGGTATGTCCACACGATGAAGCTAGGCAAGAAGGGAAGAGGAAAAGAAG ATCTTCAAGACTTTAAAGAAGGGATGTATAGCCAGTTAGAACAGTACCACGCCAAGCTGGAAAAGAAGCTAAATGCGGTCAACAGCGCTATTACATTCGTCGAAACTGAGGTCCTGACGCTTGATAGGAAAATCTCGGAACTCTTTAATTGCGAGATGATGGCTGACCCGAGGGAGGAGGTATTTGAGGAGGCACAGGAAGATAAGGTCCCAGATGAAGAGGAGGAGGCGAACAAAATTGCTGCAAAATGTCCCGAAACCCCTAAGTGGAACCAGGGCCGGTTCGTGAAAAATCCGAATAAACGCTACGGGACAAATTTATCCGTGTTTGTGCAGAATTCGATCTATGGAAGCAGTAGTGGGGGTTCATTGCAAGGGAATGGGTTGCCGGATGGGTCATGTTCTGTCAAGGAAGGGGACGATGGACAGGGAGATTCTGACATGCCTACCTCTGCTAATGATTTAGCAAAGTCTTCCACAAAGAAGAGTTCCTCAAACAGCTCGCTGAGGAAAAACTCTAGTGGTTTCTCCGTGGCGGACATTCCAAGCTCCGCGGCTGACATTCCAAGCTCAGTGAACGGTCATGTTGACGACACTGAGCCTCTTGTCTCGTGTGCCAATGTGCCCGACCCAAGAGAGGACAACAGCCGGCCTTCATCTGACGAGGATTCATATCAGAGACATGGGAGAAACGAGGGAAACGATGTTCTTATTGTGCCGCCCAAAAAACCTGAGAGACATTTGTACGGAGGGCCTTTTGATAATCCCGTTTTCGATGGGGAGGAGGAGTTATTATGA
- the LOC135492802 gene encoding short transient receptor potential channel 7-like isoform X1 — protein sequence MAKQFRALGHRIVHMSEEAKGQLLNNSIKMNAQNAVDAGRKVSNNKNHKEKKLPVQDASLNIFGDSLLTDTERRFLSSAESGILKVVRQSVEDNCNLNINCVDILGRTALQLAVLQEHYDVIQYLLGKCKLEVIEDALLHAIKNGSVKVCEIFLNHPIYSNPQRRIQLELTHGFYDHEDNNSDFSPDITPIVLAAHCNNFDIVFLLIQKGFLIPKPHHYFCQCTECINHKEFDRVVHSRSRLNAYKGLTSTAYMSLSSDDPIMTAFELSQNLTHLAEKEKEYKNEYKELSDKCKNFAVDLLDLCRTEAEVHAALHGDKGVNDLSRIKLSLQYEEKRFIAHASTQEHLMGMYYADVPYLRHQKSVTLLLLMPLGMVLMPFFAVLYFFAPKSRPSQIMRIPVVKFMNFTMSYFLFLILLFIATGLSGSDKTDIFYGDYAPVYIILAFYVAGMFWAEVKELWEEGAYNYIHDIWNLMDICMIAFYTSAFTLWTVREFRQRSALRDAQLMNPNVVRSNHTFEDSDPSTIDPEVLANIVFSVANVLSFSRIAYLLPATEQFGQLQISYGRMIQDVVKFLMIYATMLIAFLCGLTSLYSLYGNGTNYDNNHFSGIVETFLTLFWSTFGLGNAEAPRLSPIDNNDVYVEVLPVGDNLVVIVGYVLYGIYIMFTVVVLINMLIAMMSSTFEEIRADEDTEWKFARAKLWLSYFDEGTTLPIPFNIIPTPKSFYKLFMKIKRLCCVKSDDPTKEHSSETDSAKVKSMFGKSDYLGIMKRIVMRYVHTMKLGKKGRGKEDLQDFKEGMYSQLEQYHAKLEKKLNAVNSAITFVETEVLTLDRKISELFNCEMMADPREEVFEEAQEDKVPDEEEEANKIAAKCPETPKWNQGRFVKNPNKRYGTNLSVFVQNSIYGSSSGGSLQGNGLPDGSCSVKEGDDGQGDSDMPTSANDLAKSSTKKSSSNSSLRKNSSGFSVADIPSSAADIPSSVNGHVDDTEPLVSCANVPDPREDNSRPSSDEDSYQRHGRNEGNDVLIVPPKKPERHLYGGPFDNPVFDGEEELL from the exons ATGGCGAAACAGTTCAGAGCCTTAGGTCATAGGATCGTGCATATGAGCGAGGAAGCCAAAGGACAACTGCTAAATAACTCAATAAAAATG AATGCCCAAAATGCAGTTGACGCTGGGCGGAAGGTTAGCAACAATAAGAAccataaagaaaaaaaattacctgTCCAGGACGCCTCACTTAATATATTTGGAGATTCCCTCTTGACGGACACAGAGCGGAGGTTCCTTAGTTCAGCAGAAAGTGGAATACTGAAAGTAGTTCGGCAGTCGGTTGAGGATAATTGCAACCTTAACATAAACTGTGTCGACATTTTAGGACGGACCGCATTACAACTCGCAGTGTTACAAGAACACTACGATGTAATCCAGTACCTTTTAGGAAAGTGTAAGCTGGAAGTGATAGAAGACGCTCTACTACACGCAATCAAAAACGGTTCTGTGAAAGTTTGTGAGATATTTCTAAACCATCCGATTTATAGCAACCCTCAGAGACGAATACAGTTGGAATTGACGCATGGCTTTTACGACCATGAAGACAATAATTCCGACTTCTCACCCGATATCACTCCAATTGTACTAGCAGCTCATTGTAATAATTTCGACATAGTTTTCCTACTGATTCAAAAGGGATTTCTGATACCTAAACCCCATCATTACTTCTGCCAGTGCACGGAATGTATCAACCATAAGGAGTTTGACCGCGTGGTCCACTCGCGCTCAAGACTGAATGCTTACAAGGGCCTGACCAGCACGGCATACATGTCCCTGTCAAGTGATGACCCAATTATGACGGCGTTCGAACTCAGCCAAAATCTCACCCACTTAGCCGAGAAAGAAAAAGAGTACAAG AATGAGTATAAGGAACTCAGTGATAAATGTAAGAACTTCGCTGTTGACCTGCTGGATCTGTGCCGAACTGAAGCCGAGGTTCATGCTGCTCTCCATGGTGATAAAGGCGTGAATGATCTCAGCCGGATCAAGCTCTCCTTACAATACGAAGAAAAACGA TTCATTGCTCATGCCAGTACCCAGGAACATCTCATGGGGATGTATTATGCAGATGTGCCCTATCTTCGCCATCAAAAGTCCGTCACGCTTCTCCTGCTCATGCCGCTAGGAATGGTCCTAATGCCCTTCTTCGCCGTTCTTTACTTCTTTGCCCCTAAATCAAGG CCTTCCCAGATCATGCGCATCCCGGTAGTGAAATTCATGAACTTTACCATGTCCTATTTTCTGTTCCTGATCTTGCTGTTCATTGCAACCGGTCTGTCAGGATCGGACAAGACAGACATCTTTTACGGAGACTATGCACCTGTCTACATCATACTAGCGTTTTATGTAGCGG GAATGTTCTGGGCCGAGGTGAAGGAGCTGTGGGAGGAGGGCGCGTATAACTACATCCACGATATCTGGAACCTCATGGACATATGCATGATCGCATTCTACACGTCGGCGTTCACCCTCTGGACGGTTCGGGAGTTCAGGCAACGCAGCGCCTTGCGGGACGCACAACTGATGAATCCGAATGTAGTAAGGTCTAATCATACATTCGAAGATAGCG ATCCAAGCACGATAGACCCAGAGGTTCTCGCCAACATTGTGTTTTCCGTCGCTAACGTGCTGAGTTTCAGTCGCATTGCGTACCTCCTTCCCGCCACTGAACAGTTCGGCCAGCTCCAGATATCCTACGGGAGAATGATACAAGATGTGGTCAAGTTTCTTATGATCTATGCTACCATGTTGATTGCCTTCCTGTGCGGCCTGACCAGTTTGTACAGTCTTTATGGAAATGGCACGAACTACGACAACAACCATTTTTCTGG CATCGTGGAAACCTTCCTCACGCTATTCTGGTCCACCTTTGGTCTGGGCAATGCCGAAGCGCCGCGCCTCAGTCCCATAGACAACAATGATGTCTACGTGGAGGTATTACCGGTCGGGGACAACCTTGTGGTGATTGTCGGCTATGTCCTCTACGGGATCTACATCATGTTCACGGTGGTTGTACTCATCAACATGCTTATTGCCATGATGAGTAGTACCTTTGAGGAGATCAGG GCTGATGAGGACACAGAGTGGAAGTTTGCTCGTGCGAAACTTTGGCTGAGTTACTTCGATGAGGGGACAACTTTACCTATTCCATTCAACATCATCCCAACGCcaaaatcattttataaattattcatgaaaatcaaaCGATTATGCTGCGTGAAATCAGATGAC CCAACGAAGGAACACTCCAGTGAGACTGACTCTGCTAAAGTGAAGAGCATGTTTGGCAAAAGTGACTATCTG GGAATAATGAAACGAATTGTGATGCGGTATGTCCACACGATGAAGCTAGGCAAGAAGGGAAGAGGAAAAGAAG ATCTTCAAGACTTTAAAGAAGGGATGTATAGCCAGTTAGAACAGTACCACGCCAAGCTGGAAAAGAAGCTAAATGCGGTCAACAGCGCTATTACATTCGTCGAAACTGAGGTCCTGACGCTTGATAGGAAAATCTCGGAACTCTTTAATTGCGAGATGATGGCTGACCCGAGGGAGGAGGTATTTGAGGAGGCACAGGAAGATAAGGTCCCAGATGAAGAGGAGGAGGCGAACAAAATTGCTGCAAAATGTCCCGAAACCCCTAAGTGGAACCAGGGCCGGTTCGTGAAAAATCCGAATAAACGCTACGGGACAAATTTATCCGTGTTTGTGCAGAATTCGATCTATGGAAGCAGTAGTGGGGGTTCATTGCAAGGGAATGGGTTGCCGGATGGGTCATGTTCTGTCAAGGAAGGGGACGATGGACAGGGAGATTCTGACATGCCTACCTCTGCTAATGATTTAGCAAAGTCTTCCACAAAGAAGAGTTCCTCAAACAGCTCGCTGAGGAAAAACTCTAGTGGTTTCTCCGTGGCGGACATTCCAAGCTCCGCGGCTGACATTCCAAGCTCAGTGAACGGTCATGTTGACGACACTGAGCCTCTTGTCTCGTGTGCCAATGTGCCCGACCCAAGAGAGGACAACAGCCGGCCTTCATCTGACGAGGATTCATATCAGAGACATGGGAGAAACGAGGGAAACGATGTTCTTATTGTGCCGCCCAAAAAACCTGAGAGACATTTGTACGGAGGGCCTTTTGATAATCCCGTTTTCGATGGGGAGGAGGAGTTATTATGA